A window of the Theileria parva strain Muguga chromosome 2, complete sequence, whole genome shotgun sequence genome harbors these coding sequences:
- the SRD2 gene encoding snRNA-activating protein of 50kDa MW C terminal family protein, translating into MDKESSQNSPITKFKSIPHVNITDLLPYDQLVFVKSNKAPQTKRKKRSLTPKPLLSTQNDITIPTRITLDETLRDKFPQVSVNPHLFRQKFARMLSHMEELDSYASTLEMGNTKNTKNDCSDRENLGRSKINKLRVSASLNRVLHRNLRIPTITEIITAATNLNMKEYEDSSGKYTVNVDFEDNPWSELNLFNYFRDSINLHTYKLVSSSIRYTSPSISKIVHSHLLIGGPKCDLSPLMFHKKVTEAYFNKESTDTNVEIVDENEIIITVSFYHNVRGHKYREFDILSSQTLANLTDSFKCSSEIISKDFHLNIMGSCYMINGVLYPDLRKKAVDYSENLLEFYKNNKLGVLKSDIPIEQKDAVLNNIDFKVYDSGYFLHYGDCEHRFTVTSMRVFDKTRDCPYVKCYPVCTFSPNQHKATCQVCKASEASKITFNCILLPENPSYLCDDCHDTFKQIEIGHDVYFDEGLTPSITIEYNED; encoded by the exons ATGGACAAGGAATCTTCACAGAATTCCCCAATCACAAAGTTTAAATCAATTCCTCATGTAAACATTACAGATTTGCTGCCTTATGACCAGCTGGTTTTTGTAAAATCTAATAAGGCCCCTCAAACCAAGAGAAAGAAGCGGAGTTTAACCCCCAAACCTCTGCTAAGTACTCAAAATGATATCACAATACCTACTAGAATAACATTAGATGAAACTTTGAGGGATAAATTTCCCCAAGTTTCAGTAAATCCACACTTATTTCGTCAGAAATTTGCACGGATGTTATCGCACATGGAGGAGTTGGACAGTTACGCCTCAACTCTGGAGATGGGAAATACTAAGAACACAAAGAATGACTGTTCTGATCGAGAAAATCTTGGCCGTTCTAAGATTAACAAGCTTAGAGTTTCAGCGTCACTTAACAGAGTGTTGCACAGGAACCTTAGGATACCCACGATCACTGAGATTATAACAGCTGCTACGAACTTGAATATGAAGGAATATGAGGATTCCTCAGGCAAATATACAGTTAATGTGGATTTTGAGGATAATCCTTGGTCTGAATTAAACCTCTTTAATTACTTTAGAGACAGTATTAACTTGCACACTTATAAGTTAGTTTCAAGCTCAATTAGGTATACTAGCCCTTCAATTTCAAAAATTGTTCACTCTCACCTTCTAATTGGGGGACCGAAGTGTGATTTGTCCCCCTTGATGTTTCATAAAAAGGTCACTGAGGCTTATTTTAACAAGGAAAGCACTGACACTAACGTTGAAATTGTGGATGAAAATGAGATAATCATCACTGTTAGCTTTTATCACAATGTAAGGGGGCATAAATACCGCGAATTTGACATCTTGTCCTCACAAACACTGGCAAATTTAACAGACTCGTTCAAGTGCTCATCAGAAATCATATCAAAGGACTTTCATCTCAACATCATG ggTTCTTGTTATATGATTAACGGTGTTTTGTACCCGGATTTGAGGAAAAAAGCGGTTGATTACTCTGAAAATCTATTggaattttacaaaaataataagttGGGAGTTCTAAAATCTGACATTCCAATTGAGCAGAAGGATGCTGTTCTAAACAACATTGATTTTAAGGTTTATGATTCAGGATACTTTCTCCATTATGGAGACTGTGAGCATAGATTCACAGTGACGAGTATGAGAGTTTTCGATAAAACACGCGACTGTCCTTACGTAAAGTGTTACCCAGTTTGTACTTTTAGTCCAAACCAGCACAAGGCGACTTGTCAAGTTTGCAAAGCCAGTGAAGCTTCGAAGATAACGTTTAACTGCATACTTTTGCCCGAAAATCCATCATACTTATGTGACGATTGTCACGATacttttaaacaaattgaGATTGGGCACGATGTTTATTTTGATGAGGGACTAACGCCTTCCATCACCATAGAGTACAATGAGgattaa
- the RPL27 gene encoding 60S ribosomal protein L27: protein MGKLLKPGRVVILLSGRRAGCKAVVVQTNESSSKKRPYLNCLVAGVEKAPMKVTKKMSSKKIEKRLKLKAFVKYVNVNHLMPTRYMVTTTLDPKSLVSDEQMENKSSRKEARKSVKAVLEECFSNPENIDPTQKGTRDTAFLRKKLRF from the exons ATgggtaaattattaaagcCAGGACGTGTTGTTATTCTATTATCTGGCCGCAGAGCAGGCTGCAAGGCCGTCGTGGTTCAAACCAACGAAAGCTCTAGTAAGAAAAGGCCCTACTTGAACTGTCTTGTCGCTGGCGTTGAAAAGGCTCCAATGAAAGTTACTAAGAAGATGTCAAGCAAGAAGATTGAGAAGCGACTTAAACTCAAAGCCTTTGTTAAATACGTTAATGTTAACCATTTAATGCCCAcaag gTACATGGTTACTACAACACTGGACCCCAAATCCTTAGTGTCAGATGAGCAGATGGAGAACAAATCATCCAGAAAGGAAGCAAGAAAATCTGTAAAGGCTGTTTTGGAAGAATG CTTTTCAAATCCTGAAAATATCGACCCAACTCAGAAGGGAACTAGGGATACAGCCTTTTTAAGAAAGAAACTTCGATTTTAA